The DNA window CTTTTGATCAATAAATCATTTTGGAGGATTTGATGAACAGCAAGGGTATCAACAAAAATGAAACACTAAAAATAAGACTATCTGGATACAATCCCGACGATGATATTGAAGATTGGGCAGAAGACGATGAATGGGATGATGAACACGAGGATGACCTCGATGAAACCGAGGATAATGGCGAGGATGATGATGTTAATTTTGAAGAAGACTGGAATTAGCCTGATTCGATAAGTTTTGATTACGAGAAAATACCCACATCAACCGCTGCTGGGTGTTGGAGCTGTTATTCTTAAAAATGACAAGATTCTCCTGGTTAAAAGGAAGTTTGAACCAAAAGCCCGGTTTTGGACTTTGCCTGGTGGGATGGTGGAATTAGGCGAAAGTCTTGATCAGGCTCTGAAACGAGAAATTCGCGAAGAGTGCGGTATCAAAATTGAGCCCCAAAAAATCATCGATGTGATTGATTACATTGAAAGAGATGAAGACGATCAGGTTAAATACCATTATCTTTTAGTCGACTTTCAAGCTGAACACATTGGTGGCACACTATCGCCTTCCTCTGATGTGCTCGATGCCGGCTGGTTTGATTTAAGCGAACTAAGTGGACTCACCCTTCCTGAAATTACCCAAGAATTTCTTAAAAAACATTGCTATATAGATTAACCCTCAGCCATTTTTTTAAAATGAAATATTTTACTAAAGTATCGGGCAGGGAACTGCAAGTTGAAGTTGTTGAATCGGATGGCGGACTCTCTCTTATTGTAAACGGCAAACCCCACCATGCTGAACTTGATAGAATTGGCTCAGACAATCTTTTTTCCTTAATCATAGACAATCGCTCTCATCAATTGTTTTTCGAGGAGGCAGACAACGGGCATTGGGTTTCCGTCGATGGTCACAAGTTTTTTGTTGAATTAGAAGATGAGAAGACGCGCTTTATCCGCGGATTAATCAAATCCGGTGCTAAGCCTCAAGGGCTGACCGCAATTAAAGCACCGATGCCCGGCTTAATTATAAAACTTTTTGTAAAGGAAAATCAGCCGGTCAAAAAAGGTGACGGACTGGTTATCATTGAGGCCATGAAAATGGAAAATGAAATTCGTGCGAATGGCGACGGCACCGTGGGAAAGATCTTAATAAATGAAGGAGATTCAGTCGACAAAGGCGCGGTGCTAATTATAATGAAATAAGTTTTCATCTCGAAAATCTTCACAGTTTAGTAGTTTAGAAAAACCATGCCACCAAAAACCATCGGTGTCCTTGGCGGAATGGGACCTGATGCAACAGCGCTGTTTTTTCAAAGAGTCATTGCGCTAACCCCGGCCCAATCCGATCAAGAACACATCCCGGTAATTATTTATAACAATCCTCAAATTCCTGATCGGACCCAGGCCATCCTGGAGGGGGGAGAAAGCCCGATTCCTGCCCTTAAAGATTCGATTGCACTTCTTCGAAGAGCATCAGTAGATTTTATTTGCATTCCGTGCAATACGGTTCATGTTTATTATGATGAAATGCAAAAGGGCTCGAATGTGCCGATTGTCAATCTGATTGAAGTCGTTGTTGATCGAATTTTAAACGAACTCCCGGATCTTAGACAGGTTGGACTACTTTCCACTGTCGGCACAATAAAATCCTGTCTCTATCACAATGCGCTGCTAAAAAATAGTATTGAGTTGATAACACCGGACGAAGGCCAGCATGGTAACTTGCAAAACGCCATCCACGAATTAAAAAACCATTCCAACGATACCGCCATTGTTCAGTCGTTGGCAAATGATCTAATCGATACAGGCGTTCAGGGATTAATATTAGGGTGTACTGAACTCTCCCTTATTGCAAAAGATCTTTTGTTAAGTGTACCCGTTTTTGATTCGATTGAAATTTTAGCAGAAAAAGCAGTTCAGCTGGCTTTGGGAAAATAAAAAAGCCCCCAGCATACGCCAGGGGCCCGGAGGGAGGAAAAAATGATATATTAGAGGAAGCGATATCCTGTACCATGTATTGTTTCAATGTATTGAGACGGGTATTTGTATTCACCCAGTTTCTCACGTAACCTTTTGATATGAACATCCACTGTTCTGTTGGTGACGTAGACCTTCTTTCCCCATACTCTATCGAGAATTTCTTTCCGTGAAAATACATTCATTCTGCGAGATGCCAGGAGATAAAGCAGTTTAAATTGAATGTAAGTTAAATCGATTTGCTTACCGCCTTTACTTACACGATGCTCATCAAGGTTGATTTCGATATCTTTGACTTTTATCTTTTTT is part of the candidate division KSB1 bacterium genome and encodes:
- a CDS encoding NUDIX hydrolase, which translates into the protein MITRKYPHQPLLGVGAVILKNDKILLVKRKFEPKARFWTLPGGMVELGESLDQALKREIREECGIKIEPQKIIDVIDYIERDEDDQVKYHYLLVDFQAEHIGGTLSPSSDVLDAGWFDLSELSGLTLPEITQEFLKKHCYID
- a CDS encoding biotin/lipoyl-binding protein, producing the protein MKYFTKVSGRELQVEVVESDGGLSLIVNGKPHHAELDRIGSDNLFSLIIDNRSHQLFFEEADNGHWVSVDGHKFFVELEDEKTRFIRGLIKSGAKPQGLTAIKAPMPGLIIKLFVKENQPVKKGDGLVIIEAMKMENEIRANGDGTVGKILINEGDSVDKGAVLIIMK
- a CDS encoding amino acid racemase, translated to MPPKTIGVLGGMGPDATALFFQRVIALTPAQSDQEHIPVIIYNNPQIPDRTQAILEGGESPIPALKDSIALLRRASVDFICIPCNTVHVYYDEMQKGSNVPIVNLIEVVVDRILNELPDLRQVGLLSTVGTIKSCLYHNALLKNSIELITPDEGQHGNLQNAIHELKNHSNDTAIVQSLANDLIDTGVQGLILGCTELSLIAKDLLLSVPVFDSIEILAEKAVQLALGK